A window of Mobiluncus massiliensis genomic DNA:
CTGTTTGCCGCCTGGCGCACGGATCCGAAGTTTGTGCTGAATCAGGAGGCTTACCGGTCGGGTACCGTTTTGGTGGCGGGCAAGGACTTTGGCACCGGGTCCAGCCGTGAGCACGCGGTGTGGGCGCTGCGCGATTACGGTTTCAAAGTCATTCTCTCGCCGAAATTTGCCGATATTTTCCGGGGTAACGCCGGGAAACAAGGCTTGGTGACCGGGGTTATCAGCCAGGCCGACTGCGACCGGCTCTGGGAGATCCTGCAAGCCAATCCGGGGGCGAAAGTTTGCGTGGATTTGGAGGCGCGTACCGCCAGCGTAGAGGATTTCACCTGCAGTTTTGCCATCGATGATTACACGCGCTGGCGGTTAATGGAAGGGTTGGACGATATTTCGCTGACCCTGCGCGACGAGGCGGCCATCGCAGCTTACGAAGCGCGGCGCCCGTCATTTAAACCTCAGACGCTGCCGGCTAAACACCTGCCGCCCGAGCCGGTTCAATCCGCTCGTCCCGTGAACTAGAGCCGGGAGTCTCGACCCTGCGCGGTGGGCGAGCGCCGCGGGGTAAAATAGGAGGAACCTATTGAGTTGACGGAAGGAAGCCGATGT
This region includes:
- the leuD gene encoding 3-isopropylmalate dehydratase small subunit codes for the protein MEKFTKHTGVGVPLQVTNVDTDQIIPAVYLKRVTKTGFDDALFAAWRTDPKFVLNQEAYRSGTVLVAGKDFGTGSSREHAVWALRDYGFKVILSPKFADIFRGNAGKQGLVTGVISQADCDRLWEILQANPGAKVCVDLEARTASVEDFTCSFAIDDYTRWRLMEGLDDISLTLRDEAAIAAYEARRPSFKPQTLPAKHLPPEPVQSARPVN